A genomic window from Onychostoma macrolepis isolate SWU-2019 chromosome 22, ASM1243209v1, whole genome shotgun sequence includes:
- the ahr1b gene encoding aryl hydrocarbon receptor 1b isoform X2, producing the protein MHQNVFELIHTEDQQAFRCNLHWALNPPPTSTQTEESPQDGNPSPSMSLVTCSPDQLPPENSSFLERNFVCRFRCLLDNSSGFLALNLQGHLKFLHGQNRRLDDGGQMPPQLALFAIATPLQPPSIMEIRTKNMIFRTKHKLDFTPMGCDAKGKIVLGYTEAELRVRGSGYQFIHAADMLYCAENHVRMIKTGESGLTVFRLLTKDNRWKWVQANARLVYKNGKPDYIIATQRPLVEEEGGEHLRKRSMHLPFTFATGEALLYQISYPMPGFPDNLQGKSKNNKTKKSKVDKSSKDDLDPSSLLGAMMRQDESVYVCQPAMEPRMSFHSSLFSEQGETSTFSSSVENENWNPVQNGVTAVSKQEPSSFDPLLATLDSLSLENEESCSNSELFSALENLGLNAEDLELLLLDERMIQVEMEPEYIPSLNDLLTNNEILSYVQDSLENRIEDSTDAQNPAVTLDSVEAPEPCSASESASQITSSMPDPRVPFCSQKQITPIVHLSQRMQQHLNGQSVCHKTESWIQAPIPQVSTTDSETTTFTQHDTFLVNSVPAVHNGHWVPEQANLNSQLGDKITGTSKAQSQQWQHNQLLDPFQYKQKTAVGSDTPPNGVYSDPQWHGYNFTDQLVSNGLCFPNGQMAHTQTVGTHIDYNITDDSGVEFTMNISTAGDVGQFQGAMASSSSYQQGYQKQQQQPKVATTYYTSYTKQNSSLEHILGLAPPSNLPSLTDYSSELTHDATHSKMETGFILKSASVAYTGSCLVPNGNAVATPGNSPHPLPEPLPPPPDPQTTGFYL; encoded by the exons ATGCATCAAAATGTGTTCGAACTCATTCATACTGAAGACCAGCAGGCCTTCAGATGCAACTTGCACTGGGCCTTGAACCCACCTCCAACCAGCACGCAGACAGAAGAATCCCCACAAG ATGGAAATCCTTCCCCAAGTATGTCGCTGGTGACGTGCAGCCCTGACCAGCTGCCTCCCGAAAACTCCTCTTTCCTGGAGAGAAATTTTGTCTGTCGTTTCCGATGCCTCCTAGACAATTCTTCGGGATTCCTG GCCCTGAATCTTCAAGGACATCTGAAATTCCTGCATGGGCAGAACAGGCGATTGGATGACGGAGGCCAAATGCCGCCTCAGCTTGCCCTGTTTGCCATAGCGACACCCCTACAGCCTCCATCCATAATGGAAATCCGAACCAAGAACATGATTTTCAGAACCAAACACAAGTTGGACTTCACCCCAATGGGCTGTGATGCTAA GGGTAAAATCGTTCTTGGCTACACCGAGGCAGAGTTGCGAGTTCGAGGTTCTGGGTACCAGTTCATCCATGCAGCTGATATGCTGTATTGTGCTGAGAACCATGTCAGGA TGATCAAGACTGGAGAAAGTGGCCTGACTGTGTTTAGATTGCTTACAAAGGACAACCGCTGGAAATGGGTACAAGCTAACGCTAGACTCGTCTACAAAAATGGCAAGCCTGACTACATCATTGCCACCCAGAGGCCGCTTGT AGAAGAAGAGGGCGGAGAGCATTTGAGGAAGCGATCTATGCATCTTCCATTCACCTTTGCTACTGGAGAAGCTCTGCTGTACCAAATCAGCTACCCCATGCCAGGCTTCCCCGACAACCTTCAGGGCAAAAGCAAGAACAACAAAACCAAAAAGAGCAAGGTGGACAAAAGTTCAAAGGATGATCTGGACCCAAGTTCTCTGCTGGGAGCCATGATGAGACAAGACGAGTCTGTTTATGTTTGCCAGCCTGCTATGGAGCCTAGAATGTCATTCCACAGTAGCCTCTTCAGTGAGCAAGGAGAGACTAGTACCTTctcttcttctgtggaaaatGAAAATTGGAATCCAGTGCAGAATGGTGTAACTGCGGTCTCCAAACAGGAGCCATCAAGTTTTGACCCACTACTGGCAACATTAGACTCTCTGTcccttgaaaatgaagaaagcTGCTCCAACAGTGAGCTATTCAGTGCCCTGGAAAACCTTGGACTTAATGCAGAGGACCTGGAATTGCTGCTTCTGGATGAGAGGATGATCCAGGTAGAGATGGAACCAGAGTACATCCCATCTCTGAACGATCTTCTCACCAACAACGAAATCCTTTCCTATGTACAAGACTCACTGGAGAACCGGATCGAAGACTCGACGGATGCTCAAAACCCTGCTGTGACATTAGATTCTGTTGAAGCCCCTGAGCCATGTTCTGCTTCCGAGTCAGCTTCTCAGATTACTTCCTCCATGCCTGATCCTCGCGTTCCTTTCTGTTCACAAAAACAGATAACACCCATAGTTCATCTCTCACAGCGTATGCAGCAACATCTCAATGGCCAGTCGGTTTGCCACAAAACCGAGAGCTGGATCCAGGCACCAATACCTCAGGTGTCTACAACAGACTCTGAGACAACTACGTTTACCCAGCATGATACTTTTTTGGTAAACTCTGTACCAGCTGTACACAATGGCCACTGGGTCCCTGAACAAGCCAACTTGAACTCTCAACTTGGTGACAAGATAACAGGAACTAGTAAAGCACAATCACAGCAATGGCAGCACAACCAGTTGCTTGACCCCTTCCAgtataaacaaaaaacagctgTGGGTAGCGATACCCCTCCAAACGGGGTCTACAGTGATCCCCAGTGGCATGGATACAACTTCACAGACCAGTTGGTCTCAAATGGACTTTGTTTTCCTAATGGCCAGatggcacacacacaaacagtggGTACACATATTGATTACAATATAACTGACGATTCAGGGGTGGAGTTTACGATGAACATCAGTACAGCTGGGGATGTAGGGCAGTTTCAGGGAGCCATGGCCTCATCTTCGTCCTATCAGCAGGGTTATCagaaacagcagcagcagccaaAGGTCGCAACCACTTATTACACCTCCTATACCAAACAGAACTCCTCTCTGGAGCATATCCTAGGATTAGCCCCACCTTCAAACCTTCCCTCGTTGACAGATTATAGCTCGGAACTGACCCATGATGCCACCCACAGTAAG ATGGAGACGGGCTTTATACTCAAATCCGCTAGTGTGGCCTACACAGGAAGTTGTTTGGTCCCCAACGGCAATGCAGTGGCCACACCTGGCAACAGTCCCCACCCCCTTCCTGAGCCACTCCCACCTCCCCCAGACCCTCAGACCACTGGGTTCTACCTCTGA